One genomic segment of Pongo pygmaeus isolate AG05252 chromosome 19, NHGRI_mPonPyg2-v2.0_pri, whole genome shotgun sequence includes these proteins:
- the MKS1 gene encoding tectonic-like complex member MKS1 isoform X1 translates to MAETVWSTDTGEAVYRSRDPVRNLRLRVHLQRITSSNFLHYQPAAELGKDLIDLATFRPQPTASGHRPEEDEEEEIVIGWQEKLFSQFEVDLYQNEAACQSPLDYQYRQEILKLENSGGKKNQRIFTYTDSDRYTNLEEHCQRMTTAASEVPSFLVERMANVRRRRQDRRGMEGGILKSRIVTWEPSEEFVRNNHVINTPLQTMHIMADLGPCKKLGYKKYEHVLCTLKVDSNGVITVKPDFTGLKGPYRIETEGEKQELWKYTIDNVSPLAQPEEEERERRVFKDLYGRHKEYLSSLVGTDFEMTVPGALRLFVNGEVVSAQGYEYDNLYVHFFVELPTTHWSSPAFQQLSGVTQTCATKSLGMDKVAHFSYPFTFEAFFLHEDESSDALPEWPVLYCKVLSLDFWQRYRVEGYGAVMLPATPGSHTLTVSTWRPVELGTVAELRRFFIGGSLELEDLSYVRIPGSFKGERLSRFGLRTETTGTVTFRLHCLQQSRAFMESSSLRKRMRSVLDRLEGFSQQSSIHNVLEAFHRARRRMQEARESLPQDLVSPSGTLVS, encoded by the exons ATGGCGGAGACCGTCTGGAGCACTGACACCGGGGAGGCAGTGTATCGCTCCCGGGACCCCGTGCGCAACTTGCGCCTCCG AGTCCACCTGCAAAGAATCACATCAAGCAACTTTCTTCATTATCAGCCTGCTGCCGAGCTCGGGAAGGACCTCATAGACTTGGCCACTTTTAGGCCTCAGCCAACTGCCA GTGGACACCGCCCGGAGGAAGACGAAGAGGAGGAGATTGTGATTGGGTGGCAGGAGAAGCTCTTTAGCCAG TTTGAAGTAGATCTGTACCAAAATGAAGCAGCCTGTCAGAGTCCTTTGGATTATCAGTACCGTCAGGAGATCCTGAAGCTGGAGAATTCGGGTGGCAAGAAGAACCAACGAATCTTTACCTACACTGACTCTGACAGATACACCAATTTGGAGGAG CACTGCCAGAGAATGACCACTGCAGCCAGTGAGGTGCCTTCATTCTTGGTCGAGCGAATGGCAAATGTCAGGCGGCGCCGGCAGGACAGGCGGGGGAT GGAAGGCGGCATCCTCAAGTCACGCATCGTTACCTGGGAGCCCTCAGAAGAGTTCGTCAGGAACAACCACGTCATTAACACCCCTCTTCAGACAATGCACATCATGGCAGACCTGGGGCCCTGTAAAAA gCTTGGCTATAAGAAGTATGAACATGTCCTGTGTACTCTGAAGGTGGatagcaatggtgtgatcacagtaaAGCCTGACttcacaggcctcaaaggaccCTACAg GATTGAGACAGAGGGGGAGAAGCAGGAGCTGTGGAAATATACGATCGACAATGTTTCTCCCCTCGCACAGCCAGAGGAGGAGGAGCGGGAACGGCGAGTGTTCAAAGAT CTTTATGGCCGGCACAAGGAGTATCTTAGCAGCCTCGTAGGCACTGACTTTGAGATG ACTGTCCCAGGTGCCCTCCGGCTCTTTGTAAATGGAGAGGTAG TTTCAGCCCAAGGCTATGAGTATGACAATCTCTACGTCCACTTCTTTGTAGAATTGCCAACTACTC ACTGGTCAAGCCCAGCATTCCAGCAGCTCTCAGGAGTAACACAGACCTGCGCCACCAAGTCCCTGGGAATG GACAAGGTGGCTCACTTCTCCTACCCATTCACGTTTGAAGCCTTCTTCCTCCATGAGGATGAATCTTCTG ATGCACTCCCGGAGTGGCCTGTGCTCTACTGTAAGGTCCTCTCGCTGGACTTCTGGCAGAGGTACCGTGTGGAAGGCTATGGGGCTGTGATGCTGCCTGCCACTCCAG GCTCACACACCCTGACAGTCTCCACGTGGAGACCTGTGGAGCTTGGCACGGTGGCTGAGCTGAGGAGGTTTTTCATTGGCGGTTCTCTGGAACTGGAGGACCTCTCCTATGTGCGGATACCAGGATCCTTCAAG GGGGAACGCCTGAGCCGCTTTGGACTCCGCACAGAGACCACAGGCACTGTCACCTTCCGCTTGCACTGTCTGCAGCAGTCCAG GGCCTTCATGGAATCGAGCTCCCTTCGGAAAAGGATGCGGAGTGTGTTGGACCGTCTGGAAGGGTTCAGCCAGCAGAGTTCCATTCACAATGTGCTAG AGGCCTTCCATCGAGCCCGGCGCCGCATGCAGGAGGCCCGGGAAAGCCTCCCGCAGGACCTAGTGAGCCCCTCTGGAACCCTGGTCTCCTAG
- the MKS1 gene encoding tectonic-like complex member MKS1 isoform X2: MAETVWSTDTGEAVYRSRDPVRNLRLRVHLQRITSSNFLHYQPAAELGKDLIDLATFRPQPTASGHRPEEDEEEEIVIGWQEKLFSQFEVDLYQNEAACQSPLDYQYRQEILKLENSGGKKNQRIFTYTDSDRYTNLEEHCQRMTTAASEVPSFLVERMANVRRRRQDRRGMEGGILKSRIVTWEPSEEFVRNNHVINTPLQTMHIMADLGPCKKLGYKKYEHVLCTLKVDSNGVITVKPDFTGLKGPYRIETEGEKQELWKYTIDNVSPLAQPEEEERERRVFKDLYGRHKEYLSSLVGTDFEMTVPGALRLFVNGEVVSAQGYEYDNLYVHFFVELPTTHWSSPAFQQLSGVTQTCATKSLGMDKVAHFSYPFTFEAFFLHEDESSDALPEWPVLYCKVLSLDFWQRYRVEGYGAVMLPATPGSHTLTVSTWRPVELGTVAELRRFFIGGSLELEDLSYVRIPGSFKGLHGIELPSEKDAECVGPSGRVQPAEFHSQCARGLPSSPAPHAGGPGKPPAGPSEPLWNPGLLAHSSPGPQCKRTRWRISEASALLPLRLSD, from the exons ATGGCGGAGACCGTCTGGAGCACTGACACCGGGGAGGCAGTGTATCGCTCCCGGGACCCCGTGCGCAACTTGCGCCTCCG AGTCCACCTGCAAAGAATCACATCAAGCAACTTTCTTCATTATCAGCCTGCTGCCGAGCTCGGGAAGGACCTCATAGACTTGGCCACTTTTAGGCCTCAGCCAACTGCCA GTGGACACCGCCCGGAGGAAGACGAAGAGGAGGAGATTGTGATTGGGTGGCAGGAGAAGCTCTTTAGCCAG TTTGAAGTAGATCTGTACCAAAATGAAGCAGCCTGTCAGAGTCCTTTGGATTATCAGTACCGTCAGGAGATCCTGAAGCTGGAGAATTCGGGTGGCAAGAAGAACCAACGAATCTTTACCTACACTGACTCTGACAGATACACCAATTTGGAGGAG CACTGCCAGAGAATGACCACTGCAGCCAGTGAGGTGCCTTCATTCTTGGTCGAGCGAATGGCAAATGTCAGGCGGCGCCGGCAGGACAGGCGGGGGAT GGAAGGCGGCATCCTCAAGTCACGCATCGTTACCTGGGAGCCCTCAGAAGAGTTCGTCAGGAACAACCACGTCATTAACACCCCTCTTCAGACAATGCACATCATGGCAGACCTGGGGCCCTGTAAAAA gCTTGGCTATAAGAAGTATGAACATGTCCTGTGTACTCTGAAGGTGGatagcaatggtgtgatcacagtaaAGCCTGACttcacaggcctcaaaggaccCTACAg GATTGAGACAGAGGGGGAGAAGCAGGAGCTGTGGAAATATACGATCGACAATGTTTCTCCCCTCGCACAGCCAGAGGAGGAGGAGCGGGAACGGCGAGTGTTCAAAGAT CTTTATGGCCGGCACAAGGAGTATCTTAGCAGCCTCGTAGGCACTGACTTTGAGATG ACTGTCCCAGGTGCCCTCCGGCTCTTTGTAAATGGAGAGGTAG TTTCAGCCCAAGGCTATGAGTATGACAATCTCTACGTCCACTTCTTTGTAGAATTGCCAACTACTC ACTGGTCAAGCCCAGCATTCCAGCAGCTCTCAGGAGTAACACAGACCTGCGCCACCAAGTCCCTGGGAATG GACAAGGTGGCTCACTTCTCCTACCCATTCACGTTTGAAGCCTTCTTCCTCCATGAGGATGAATCTTCTG ATGCACTCCCGGAGTGGCCTGTGCTCTACTGTAAGGTCCTCTCGCTGGACTTCTGGCAGAGGTACCGTGTGGAAGGCTATGGGGCTGTGATGCTGCCTGCCACTCCAG GCTCACACACCCTGACAGTCTCCACGTGGAGACCTGTGGAGCTTGGCACGGTGGCTGAGCTGAGGAGGTTTTTCATTGGCGGTTCTCTGGAACTGGAGGACCTCTCCTATGTGCGGATACCAGGATCCTTCAAG GGCCTTCATGGAATCGAGCTCCCTTCGGAAAAGGATGCGGAGTGTGTTGGACCGTCTGGAAGGGTTCAGCCAGCAGAGTTCCATTCACAATGTGCTAG AGGCCTTCCATCGAGCCCGGCGCCGCATGCAGGAGGCCCGGGAAAGCCTCCCGCAGGACCTAGTGAGCCCCTCTGGAACCCTGGTCTCCTAGCTCACAGCAGCCCTGGCCCACAGTGCAAGAGGACAAGATGGAGGATATCTGAGGCCAGTGCTCTCCTGCCTCTTCGTCTTTCTGATTAG
- the MKS1 gene encoding tectonic-like complex member MKS1 isoform X3, whose amino-acid sequence MAETVWSTDTGEAVYRSRDPVRNLRLRVHLQRITSSNFLHYQPAAELGKDLIDLATFRPQPTASGHRPEEDEEEEIVIGWQEKLFSQFEVDLYQNEAACQSPLDYQYRQEILKLENSGGKKNQRIFTYTDSDRYTNLEEHCQRMTTAASEVPSFLVERMANVRRRRQDRRGMEGGILKSRIVTWEPSEEFVRNNHVINTPLQTMHIMADLGPCKKLGYKKYEHVLCTLKVDSNGVITVKPDFTGLKGPYRIETEGEKQELWKYTIDNVSPLAQPEEEERERRVFKDLYGRHKEYLSSLVGTDFEMTVPGALRLFVNGEVVSAQGYEYDNLYVHFFVELPTTHWSSPAFQQLSGVTQTCATKSLGMDKVAHFSYPFTFEAFFLHEDESSDALPEWPVLYCKVLSLDFWQRYRVEGYGAVMLPATPGPSWNRAPFGKGCGVCWTVWKGSASRVPFTMC is encoded by the exons ATGGCGGAGACCGTCTGGAGCACTGACACCGGGGAGGCAGTGTATCGCTCCCGGGACCCCGTGCGCAACTTGCGCCTCCG AGTCCACCTGCAAAGAATCACATCAAGCAACTTTCTTCATTATCAGCCTGCTGCCGAGCTCGGGAAGGACCTCATAGACTTGGCCACTTTTAGGCCTCAGCCAACTGCCA GTGGACACCGCCCGGAGGAAGACGAAGAGGAGGAGATTGTGATTGGGTGGCAGGAGAAGCTCTTTAGCCAG TTTGAAGTAGATCTGTACCAAAATGAAGCAGCCTGTCAGAGTCCTTTGGATTATCAGTACCGTCAGGAGATCCTGAAGCTGGAGAATTCGGGTGGCAAGAAGAACCAACGAATCTTTACCTACACTGACTCTGACAGATACACCAATTTGGAGGAG CACTGCCAGAGAATGACCACTGCAGCCAGTGAGGTGCCTTCATTCTTGGTCGAGCGAATGGCAAATGTCAGGCGGCGCCGGCAGGACAGGCGGGGGAT GGAAGGCGGCATCCTCAAGTCACGCATCGTTACCTGGGAGCCCTCAGAAGAGTTCGTCAGGAACAACCACGTCATTAACACCCCTCTTCAGACAATGCACATCATGGCAGACCTGGGGCCCTGTAAAAA gCTTGGCTATAAGAAGTATGAACATGTCCTGTGTACTCTGAAGGTGGatagcaatggtgtgatcacagtaaAGCCTGACttcacaggcctcaaaggaccCTACAg GATTGAGACAGAGGGGGAGAAGCAGGAGCTGTGGAAATATACGATCGACAATGTTTCTCCCCTCGCACAGCCAGAGGAGGAGGAGCGGGAACGGCGAGTGTTCAAAGAT CTTTATGGCCGGCACAAGGAGTATCTTAGCAGCCTCGTAGGCACTGACTTTGAGATG ACTGTCCCAGGTGCCCTCCGGCTCTTTGTAAATGGAGAGGTAG TTTCAGCCCAAGGCTATGAGTATGACAATCTCTACGTCCACTTCTTTGTAGAATTGCCAACTACTC ACTGGTCAAGCCCAGCATTCCAGCAGCTCTCAGGAGTAACACAGACCTGCGCCACCAAGTCCCTGGGAATG GACAAGGTGGCTCACTTCTCCTACCCATTCACGTTTGAAGCCTTCTTCCTCCATGAGGATGAATCTTCTG ATGCACTCCCGGAGTGGCCTGTGCTCTACTGTAAGGTCCTCTCGCTGGACTTCTGGCAGAGGTACCGTGTGGAAGGCTATGGGGCTGTGATGCTGCCTGCCACTCCAG GGCCTTCATGGAATCGAGCTCCCTTCGGAAAAGGATGCGGAGTGTGTTGGACCGTCTGGAAGGGTTCAGCCAGCAGAGTTCCATTCACAATGTGCTAG